Genomic window (ANME-2 cluster archaeon):
AGCAGGATGTTACTTTTCCCGGACCGTGCCACGTCCAGGATGGCTTCAGAGATCTCATGTGACACCACGGTCTTCTTTATGACCGGTACACCGAACTCGGCCCCGGTGGAGATGGCTTTCTTGAAAATTGGTTCTGAATTCTGGATGAACTGGTCCCCTGTCTCAAGAAAGGTCTGCTGGGGAACACCGATTATGTAGAGTGCAACGATCTCGCTGGCCTGGGCTTTGGCCAGTGCGGCGCCAATGGTAATGAGAGGTTTTACGTTCTTCAGGTTTGAGAGCGCCACTACTACACGATAATTTCCGGGCGCCACCTGGCGGGCGATCTTGCCTTTCTCGACCTTTTCCTTGTTCACTGAATAGCCGAAATAGACCACGAACCCGATGGCGGTCCAGATAATGATGGAATACCAGCCTGCGGGGCTGTAATTGAACATATACAGGGCCAGGAAGAGCTGGGTGATGATGCCAAGGATGGGGATGATGGGGAAAAAGGGCATTTTGTAGCCGTACTCCAGTTCACTGCCGAATTTTTTCCTGATCACGATGACTGCCAGGTTGACCTGCAGGAACAGGAGCAGGAACATGATAGCAGATGCGCTGGCCACGTCCTCTATGGGTAACCCGAGGGCCATTACGATAATAAGAGCGCCTGTTATGAACAGTGCCATGTGGGGTGTACGCCTTACAGGATGCACTTTCTTGAAAATACCGGGAAGATTGTGGTCCCGTCCCATGGCAAAGGAGACCCGGGTGGAGGAGAAGGTGGTGGCGTTGAGCGCTGACATGGTAGACATCAGGCCACCCAGCAACAGCAGGAATGTGCCAAAAGGCATGAACTGGCGGGCAGCTTCAACAAGGCCCAGCTCCTGGTGCTGTCCGAGGAACTGCCAGGTTGGGATGTCGGTCTGCATTGCACCGATGGATACGAATGCCACGAGGAGGTAGATAGGTATTACAATGAGCATGGACAGGAAGATAGCACGGGGGAGATTTTTCTTTGGTTCCCTGACCTCTTCTGCGGTCTGGGCTATGACCTCATACCCTTCAAAAGCGATAAAGGTCAAACCCATAGCCATGAACACGCCGCCGAAGCCGTTGGGCAGGAAGGGGTGAAAATTGCTGAAGAACTCGGGACGGTTGTACATAGCGTAGAGGCCGGATACGATGAAGACACCCAGGATGGCTATTTTCGCAAATCCTATGATATTTGCTATGGCACCGGTCTCGGATGCACCCATGTAGTTGATATAGATGAAAACGAGCGCGATGGCCACGGCCAGGAATTTGACGAGGTGGTCTCCGGTGAGTCCAAACAGGGTTATGTTATAGGTATCAAGCAGCAGACCGAAATATGCCCCAAAACCCAGGGCGTACAGGCTGCCGGCTACCGCATGGGCGAACCAGCTCATCCAGCCGCTGAGGAATCCGTTGATGCCGGGAAGGGAATGTTTCACCCACAGGTACCCGCCACCGGCTTCGGGAATGGCGGAGCTCAGTTCTGCATAGGTCATGGCCGTGAAGGTGGTCACGACACCATTGAGTAAAAAGACGAGGATAAGCGCAGGTCCGGCCTCTCCGGCGGCGATTCCTGTGAGCACGAAGATGCCTGCACCGATCATGGCCCCTACGCCGATCATGGTGGCGCTGAGCACGCCCATCTCCCGGCTGAGTTCTATGCGGTCATTCATTTACCGATATCCTTAATTTCATTGAGTTTTTCTTCTTTTTTAATCTCTTCGGCT
Coding sequences:
- a CDS encoding amino acid permease; translation: MNDRIELSREMGVLSATMIGVGAMIGAGIFVLTGIAAGEAGPALILVFLLNGVVTTFTAMTYAELSSAIPEAGGGYLWVKHSLPGINGFLSGWMSWFAHAVAGSLYALGFGAYFGLLLDTYNITLFGLTGDHLVKFLAVAIALVFIYINYMGASETGAIANIIGFAKIAILGVFIVSGLYAMYNRPEFFSNFHPFLPNGFGGVFMAMGLTFIAFEGYEVIAQTAEEVREPKKNLPRAIFLSMLIVIPIYLLVAFVSIGAMQTDIPTWQFLGQHQELGLVEAARQFMPFGTFLLLLGGLMSTMSALNATTFSSTRVSFAMGRDHNLPGIFKKVHPVRRTPHMALFITGALIIVMALGLPIEDVASASAIMFLLLFLQVNLAVIVIRKKFGSELEYGYKMPFFPIIPILGIITQLFLALYMFNYSPAGWYSIIIWTAIGFVVYFGYSVNKEKVEKGKIARQVAPGNYRVVVALSNLKNVKPLITIGAALAKAQASEIVALYIIGVPQQTFLETGDQFIQNSEPIFKKAISTGAEFGVPVIKKTVVSHEISEAILDVARSGKSNILL